A genomic region of Methanothermobacter sp. CaT2 contains the following coding sequences:
- the glf gene encoding UDP-galactopyranose mutase, whose amino-acid sequence MFDYIIVGAGLAGSVMAERIACELNRKVLVVEERNHIAGNCYDEMDPTGILVHRYGPHIFHTDHEDVFRYLSGFTEWRDYQHHVLGFIDGVKVPLPFNFNSMEKLLPEGLSRRIQDKLLERYNYGSRVPILELLNDKDPDVRFLADYVYRKVFLNYTVKQWGLRPEEIDPEVTARVPVVLSRDDRYFTDTYQGVPREGYTRMIQRMLNHENIKVLLNTRHSEVLELRDDKFNFMGREFQGRVIFTGKIDELFNYSHGRLPYRSLDLQFERLDTEWFQEAATVNYPNDYDFTRITEFKHLHPAESEKTVTLREYPCKHDEGNDPYYPVFTDESRMMYGKYRELAEKIENLTLLGRLAEYRYYDMDDVVKRALEVFEEEVR is encoded by the coding sequence ATGTTCGACTATATCATAGTAGGGGCTGGTCTTGCTGGTTCTGTGATGGCTGAACGGATAGCATGTGAGCTCAACCGGAAGGTCCTGGTGGTTGAGGAGAGGAACCACATCGCTGGTAACTGTTACGATGAAATGGACCCCACCGGTATCCTGGTGCACCGGTACGGTCCCCATATATTCCACACTGACCACGAGGACGTCTTCAGGTACCTATCAGGGTTCACAGAGTGGAGGGACTACCAGCACCATGTACTGGGATTCATCGATGGGGTGAAGGTGCCGCTGCCATTCAATTTCAACAGCATGGAGAAGCTACTCCCGGAGGGTCTCTCCAGGAGGATCCAGGATAAGCTCCTTGAACGCTACAACTATGGATCAAGGGTCCCCATACTGGAACTCCTCAATGATAAGGACCCCGATGTGAGGTTCCTGGCGGATTACGTCTACAGGAAGGTCTTCCTCAACTACACCGTGAAGCAGTGGGGTTTGAGGCCTGAGGAGATCGACCCTGAGGTCACAGCCAGGGTCCCGGTGGTCCTATCAAGGGATGACCGGTACTTCACAGACACCTACCAGGGAGTGCCCAGAGAGGGCTACACCAGGATGATCCAGAGGATGCTCAACCATGAAAACATAAAGGTCCTCCTAAACACCAGGCACAGTGAGGTCCTGGAGTTAAGGGATGATAAGTTCAACTTCATGGGAAGGGAGTTCCAGGGGAGGGTGATATTCACAGGTAAGATAGATGAACTCTTCAACTACTCCCATGGAAGGCTCCCCTACCGTTCACTGGACCTCCAATTCGAGAGGCTGGATACAGAGTGGTTCCAGGAGGCTGCAACCGTGAACTACCCCAACGACTACGACTTCACCAGGATAACCGAATTCAAACACCTCCACCCCGCTGAATCAGAAAAGACCGTTACACTCAGGGAGTACCCCTGCAAACATGATGAGGGAAACGACCCCTACTACCCAGTATTCACAGATGAATCCCGGATGATGTACGGGAAATACAGGGAACTCGCAGAGAAAATCGAGAACCTCACACTCCTTGGTAGGCTCGCAGAGTACCGCTACTATGACATGGACGACGTTGTAAAGAGGGCCCTTGAGGTATTTGAGGAGGAGGTGAGATGA
- a CDS encoding metal-dependent hydrolase, translating to MRFRTHITAAVALFLMVNLIHPVNSLINGALLAGTGSVLPDILDFLAGRHRGIGHTLLILPPLLLLSLRSPGIGVPLLVGVSSHLTLDLFTVRGCPLLYPLNDTPYHCLRRNRRIRTGTAGEWAILSFLLVVTVVASLLSVGAFDDEINSSMQNSKGESGTRTLTVDIQVDADRDVNVTAHHTNGSECVLVDYPDD from the coding sequence TTGAGGTTCAGAACACACATAACAGCTGCAGTGGCACTCTTCCTCATGGTAAACCTCATCCACCCTGTAAATTCTCTGATCAACGGGGCCCTCCTCGCCGGTACTGGATCAGTGCTCCCTGACATCCTGGACTTCCTTGCCGGGAGGCACAGGGGCATCGGACACACACTTCTAATTCTACCACCCCTTCTACTTCTATCACTGAGGAGTCCAGGGATCGGGGTGCCTCTGCTTGTTGGGGTATCATCCCACCTGACCCTGGACCTCTTCACGGTCCGCGGATGCCCCCTGCTATACCCCCTCAATGACACACCCTACCACTGCCTCCGCAGGAACAGGAGGATAAGGACAGGGACAGCCGGCGAGTGGGCCATCCTTTCATTCCTTCTTGTCGTCACGGTTGTCGCATCCCTCCTATCTGTGGGTGCCTTTGACGATGAAATAAACAGCAGCATGCAGAACAGCAAGGGGGAGTCAGGGACCAGGACCCTCACCGTGGACATACAGGTTGATGCTGACAGGGACGTCAATGTGACTGCTCACCATACCAACGGGTCTGAGTGTGTCCTCGTGGACTACCCGGATGACTGA
- a CDS encoding glycyl-radical enzyme activating protein has product MVRLRVTGVQRFSVHDGPGIRTTVFLKGCTLRCPWCCNPENMKPEREVYFRADRCKGCLECLRGCEFLERPDDIFRYPEHLECAEKCPSGAMGVYGDDLSPEELADLILRDLDYYEATGGGVTFSGGEPLLQADGILAVLEKLDGIHTAVETSLHVQPENLEVLLDRVDLFIVDVKILTGDVNVIGGDTRLFKRNFRLLSDCDIILRFPAVKPYTFNSENIDKLIEFMRNNSIDEIEVLGAHRLATEKYRSLNLEMGEFEAPDDAEIEDLRVLLERESLKMVYMKI; this is encoded by the coding sequence ATGGTTAGGCTGAGGGTAACAGGTGTTCAGAGGTTCAGTGTCCATGACGGGCCAGGGATACGGACCACCGTATTCCTGAAGGGCTGCACTTTAAGGTGCCCCTGGTGCTGCAACCCCGAGAACATGAAGCCTGAACGGGAGGTCTACTTCAGGGCAGATAGGTGCAAAGGGTGCCTGGAGTGTTTAAGGGGGTGTGAGTTCCTTGAAAGACCCGATGACATATTCAGGTACCCTGAACATCTGGAGTGTGCCGAGAAGTGTCCATCAGGGGCTATGGGTGTCTACGGTGATGATCTATCACCGGAGGAACTTGCAGATCTCATACTGAGGGACCTGGACTACTATGAGGCAACCGGGGGTGGTGTGACCTTCTCAGGCGGAGAGCCGCTACTGCAGGCGGATGGTATCCTTGCGGTGCTTGAGAAACTCGATGGTATCCACACGGCGGTTGAAACATCCCTCCATGTCCAGCCTGAGAATCTGGAGGTCCTCCTGGACAGGGTGGACCTCTTCATCGTTGATGTCAAGATACTGACAGGAGATGTTAACGTTATAGGTGGGGATACCAGGCTTTTCAAGAGGAACTTCAGGTTACTGTCTGACTGTGACATCATACTCCGCTTTCCTGCTGTGAAACCATACACATTTAACAGTGAAAACATAGATAAGTTGATTGAATTCATGAGAAATAACAGTATAGATGAGATAGAGGTGCTCGGTGCGCATAGACTCGCCACCGAGAAGTACAGAAGCCTCAACCTTGAAATGGGAGAATTTGAGGCTCCAGATGATGCCGAGATAGAGGACCTCAGGGTTCTCCTGGAGAGGGAATCCCTAAAAATGGTTTACATGAAGATCTGA
- a CDS encoding glycyl radical enzyme domain-containing protein yields MKEHVINVMRRTPLFPYMRAYYTVYQRGGIGSLLRTRLIGGSGDILERRIQQFEDVCRVARITPSPGRFLYSIDTTLHVMEYPGYRRLGNLTPDYRFLLENGVDGIGRILEDKLREDSTGYAQVLMRTLRAVSGYLERCSSEAGVDIPSGAPETLEDAIQLLLTFNSLLWTYGHPLIGLGRLDRTLDGYPSSEDTHSIIEDLIRALSLYPDFKSNTLPGDTGQVIVLGGECNDLTRIFLDVMMELGLPDPKIVLRVNRDTPEDVWELALDCIERGLGYPLIANDEVIVDALREYYGDDAENYGTSACWEPLIPGRSSDQNNLATLNLLIPLADALRSGARSFEELLDAYRSALRAYIEGVIREVESLKFEPSPPLSLLFPDCIKSCRDIAEGGAAYSYNGVLTVGMGNLVNSLINIKRLSFDKGRMNLDDIIGVLDDNFSSSEALRSELENRGPKYGMDEPEVMDLTNRIIDMIHDELAGRYRFGLSSPSYIWHGEETGASFDGRRAREPLGVHISPVRLLEGMSYTGILNFASGLDYSKACNGGVVDLMIDRSFLERARGEFMGLIKTGIRRGIMQLQVNVVDPEVILEAARDPELHPDLIVRVWGFSAYFRDLPEEYRELIVRRALEYSEHGGWHG; encoded by the coding sequence ATGAAGGAGCACGTTATAAATGTTATGAGGAGGACGCCGCTCTTCCCCTATATGAGAGCATACTATACAGTCTATCAGAGAGGTGGTATTGGATCTCTCCTTAGAACCAGACTCATAGGGGGGAGTGGTGATATCCTTGAGAGGAGGATCCAGCAGTTCGAGGATGTCTGCAGAGTTGCCCGCATAACCCCCTCCCCTGGTAGATTTCTCTACAGCATAGATACAACCCTACATGTTATGGAGTACCCTGGTTACAGGAGACTCGGGAACCTCACCCCTGACTACAGGTTCCTGCTTGAAAACGGGGTTGATGGAATCGGTAGGATCCTTGAGGATAAGTTAAGGGAGGACTCAACAGGATACGCCCAGGTACTCATGAGGACACTAAGGGCGGTGAGTGGTTACCTTGAAAGGTGCAGTTCTGAAGCAGGGGTGGATATACCATCAGGGGCACCTGAAACCCTTGAGGATGCCATCCAGCTACTTTTAACCTTCAATTCACTGCTCTGGACCTATGGTCATCCACTGATAGGTCTTGGAAGACTTGACAGGACCCTTGATGGCTACCCATCCAGTGAGGACACCCACAGCATCATTGAGGACCTCATAAGGGCACTTTCCCTTTATCCTGACTTCAAGAGTAACACCCTACCCGGGGATACAGGGCAGGTTATAGTCCTTGGGGGTGAATGCAATGACCTCACCAGGATCTTCCTTGATGTTATGATGGAACTGGGCCTCCCTGACCCCAAGATCGTGCTCAGGGTGAACCGGGATACACCTGAGGATGTATGGGAGCTCGCCCTTGACTGTATTGAGCGTGGACTCGGCTATCCCCTCATTGCAAATGATGAGGTGATTGTGGACGCCCTCAGGGAGTACTATGGTGATGATGCAGAGAACTACGGGACCTCCGCCTGCTGGGAGCCCCTCATCCCCGGGAGATCCTCAGACCAGAACAACCTTGCAACCCTTAACCTCCTCATCCCACTGGCTGATGCCCTCAGATCTGGGGCTCGAAGCTTCGAGGAACTCCTGGATGCCTACCGCTCCGCCCTCAGGGCGTACATTGAGGGGGTTATCAGGGAGGTTGAGTCACTGAAATTTGAGCCATCACCACCACTTTCACTCCTCTTCCCTGACTGCATCAAAAGCTGCAGGGACATAGCCGAGGGTGGTGCCGCCTACAGCTACAATGGTGTTCTGACTGTGGGCATGGGGAACCTCGTGAACTCACTCATTAACATCAAGAGGCTATCCTTTGATAAGGGAAGGATGAACCTGGATGATATAATTGGGGTTCTTGATGATAACTTCAGCTCCAGCGAGGCCCTCCGATCCGAACTGGAAAACAGGGGCCCCAAGTACGGGATGGATGAACCTGAGGTCATGGATTTAACAAACAGGATCATAGATATGATCCATGATGAACTTGCTGGCAGGTACAGGTTTGGTCTAAGCTCCCCATCCTATATCTGGCATGGAGAGGAGACAGGGGCCTCCTTTGATGGTAGGCGTGCCAGGGAGCCCCTGGGCGTCCATATATCCCCTGTGAGGCTCCTTGAGGGGATGTCCTACACTGGGATACTGAACTTCGCCTCAGGCCTTGATTACAGCAAGGCATGCAACGGTGGCGTGGTGGACCTAATGATCGATAGGAGCTTCCTTGAACGTGCACGGGGCGAATTCATGGGCCTCATCAAGACAGGAATCCGGAGGGGCATCATGCAGCTCCAGGTGAACGTAGTTGACCCTGAGGTTATACTTGAGGCTGCAAGGGACCCTGAACTCCACCCTGACCTCATAGTGAGGGTCTGGGGGTTCAGCGCCTACTTCAGGGACCTCCCTGAGGAGTACCGTGAACTCATAGTGAGGAGGGCCCTTGAGTACTCAGAGCACGGGGGTTGGCATGGTTAG
- a CDS encoding cobaltochelatase subunit CobN — MALVFLMVLPGTASAENASDNGTIDVLVIHSIEGTRVVNDAAHRVLQDYPDRNITVRVRSTPQIVNSTPEEIEALLNSSDVIICNYLGTEDYTRILRVLTDKPGILNGRFFAVFDGASGIELVKMSRINDETVFNGVPDTVVTAVSRALRVLEPLPFLEGYVNQYPQIALWAQGEGYYCYRNVESYRNQILWAADIWARGRSINLNVSYDPPRAAPRELLYRDGRLYVNLTDYLRDYPQDPSRPTIGLIESESNMLGGGTAHIDSLIEKLRDRYNIISAVARYGDNTYSAMVRFFTTAPDTASFEANRTLYTPRVDAIVSFSTYLLGGTSSDKVTELLRFLNVPVLRGVIVNTRTVEDWLVSSDGVTPWSMDDIMGQAGFPETQGLIEPIIIAASEFQSDNTTGAYTYSYSPLPDRIEKLAERLTNWVNLRVKPASEKKIAIIYYNYPPGKSEIGASYLNVPQSIYEILLNLKRDGYMVGNITGADELVTLMVERGINIANWAPGELERLADTPGVILWDAEEYLRWFQGLNPIARRYVTEGPTAYMEELLKMGLQRNAGAETLMNALNSWYAEMKDNIKSSDKASEGLQLLEVMYTALRGVINGNSSLWDTFQAARNSFMLLAIPGLCGWGEPPGNVMTVTRNGRKYIVIPGFMMGNVFIGPQPQRGWEASPEMLYNVGVLPPHHQYLAYYAWINTVFNASAMIHMGTMGSYEWLPGKEVMLAGFDFPDIVVDETPSIYIYRVDNAADGLAAKRRGLAVIIDHLTPAMKSTTLYGELLQLKNLIEGYKNAQDEQLKERYLSEIRTTAVGAKLEEEIGLSIENSTADKLIPALSAYLLRIEGTLIPYGLHTFGREWSNDAIGYMVTSMITQDGSFYRILAAEYGWIYEELTPDQLSILENRTLGMVQALLNGSEPENLTSSPDILAVLRSAAEYISLIRKSTEMEMSSLLNALRGGYVEPGLGKEPLMNPSVLPTGRNFYTIDPSIVPTSAAYKLGSEIVRKVLATYTELPEKLAVVIWGVDTARDDGAMVGFVLNLLGVKPVWSSSGTVTGVTLIPLSELGRPRIDAVVTVSGLFRDVYGQAAITMDRAFRLALAASYNTILSEQPGVSEALEAAVKPLRTIKLFQAGNDPIEMNRVAEHWLELVIKYMNAGMNASTAGNMAIYRIFAPPLGSYGTGVKEAGEMSWTYNSTDELADLFMSRMGTSYSEAGWGVKNTDLFADLLKDVSAVYQGRSTYLVGVAENDDMADYLGGLSLAIRKLTGSSPAVNIITSAGGTSEIISLQGALALDMRTRYLNPEYVRSLISEGYAGANRLSSAVRSLWLWQSTAPGSVPSWTWDELMDTYVRDVNGLGIRDWLSGRNSYAMISITGTMLTAAHEGYWKPDEGTLRLLASTWASLTAENGVACCDCSCGNIAMMQWAMQYVNPDLLSRVKEKLYAATKSAAFTPSSDGGSTPTVPSNPGNPQSPGTSSDDMGSQQQRGSHSSAVSTLTPGMEAATYSKPGETSAKAYEVSRASDSVNLRTGIPVYAIVGIVAIVALLGLGYFFGPGRK; from the coding sequence ATGGCACTGGTTTTCCTCATGGTACTGCCGGGGACAGCGAGTGCAGAGAACGCATCAGACAATGGAACCATCGACGTCCTTGTTATACACTCCATTGAGGGGACAAGGGTTGTGAATGATGCAGCCCACAGGGTCCTCCAGGACTACCCTGACAGGAACATCACAGTGAGGGTCAGAAGCACACCCCAGATAGTTAACTCCACACCCGAGGAGATAGAGGCTCTACTCAACTCCTCTGACGTTATAATATGCAACTACCTGGGGACAGAGGACTACACAAGGATACTGAGGGTCCTCACAGATAAACCCGGGATCCTCAACGGCAGATTCTTCGCAGTATTTGACGGGGCAAGTGGAATAGAACTTGTTAAGATGAGCAGGATAAATGATGAGACGGTCTTCAACGGCGTCCCTGATACCGTTGTGACAGCAGTGAGCAGGGCCCTCAGGGTACTTGAACCCCTCCCATTCCTGGAGGGCTACGTCAACCAGTACCCCCAGATAGCACTCTGGGCACAGGGAGAGGGCTACTACTGCTACAGGAACGTGGAAAGCTACAGGAACCAGATACTCTGGGCAGCTGACATATGGGCCAGGGGAAGGAGCATTAACCTCAATGTGAGCTATGACCCTCCAAGGGCAGCTCCAAGGGAACTGCTCTACCGTGACGGCAGACTGTACGTGAACCTCACAGACTACCTCAGGGACTACCCCCAGGATCCCTCCAGACCAACCATCGGACTCATAGAGTCAGAGAGCAACATGCTGGGTGGTGGAACAGCACACATAGACAGCCTGATAGAGAAACTCAGGGACAGGTACAATATAATCTCAGCAGTTGCAAGGTACGGTGATAACACATACTCAGCCATGGTCAGATTCTTCACCACAGCACCGGATACAGCCTCTTTCGAGGCCAACAGGACACTCTACACTCCACGTGTGGATGCCATAGTATCCTTCAGCACCTACCTTCTCGGGGGGACATCCTCAGATAAGGTCACAGAACTCCTAAGGTTCCTGAATGTCCCTGTACTGAGGGGAGTTATAGTGAACACCAGGACAGTTGAGGACTGGCTTGTATCCAGTGACGGTGTCACACCCTGGAGCATGGACGACATAATGGGACAGGCAGGATTCCCTGAAACACAGGGCCTCATAGAGCCCATAATAATCGCTGCATCAGAATTCCAGTCAGACAACACCACAGGGGCCTACACCTACTCCTACTCACCACTACCCGACAGGATAGAGAAACTGGCAGAGAGACTCACAAACTGGGTTAACCTCAGGGTGAAACCCGCATCAGAGAAGAAGATAGCCATAATATACTACAACTACCCGCCGGGCAAATCAGAGATAGGAGCAAGCTACCTAAATGTCCCTCAGAGCATCTATGAGATACTCCTCAACCTGAAGAGAGATGGATACATGGTCGGGAACATCACAGGAGCAGATGAACTCGTAACCCTCATGGTTGAGAGGGGAATAAACATTGCAAACTGGGCACCCGGTGAACTCGAGAGACTGGCAGACACCCCCGGTGTTATACTCTGGGATGCCGAGGAATACCTCAGATGGTTCCAGGGCCTCAACCCCATCGCACGAAGATACGTCACAGAGGGACCAACAGCATACATGGAGGAACTCCTGAAAATGGGCCTCCAGAGGAATGCTGGGGCGGAGACCCTCATGAATGCCCTGAACTCATGGTACGCTGAGATGAAGGACAACATAAAGTCATCAGATAAAGCCTCTGAGGGGTTGCAATTACTTGAAGTCATGTACACGGCGCTCAGGGGAGTTATAAACGGCAACTCAAGTCTATGGGACACTTTCCAGGCTGCAAGGAACTCCTTCATGCTCCTTGCAATACCGGGCCTCTGTGGCTGGGGAGAACCCCCTGGAAATGTCATGACCGTTACAAGGAATGGCAGAAAGTACATCGTAATACCTGGATTCATGATGGGAAACGTCTTCATCGGACCCCAGCCCCAGCGGGGATGGGAAGCCAGCCCTGAGATGCTCTACAACGTGGGTGTACTCCCACCACACCACCAGTACCTGGCCTACTATGCATGGATAAACACGGTCTTCAATGCCAGCGCAATGATACACATGGGTACCATGGGAAGCTACGAGTGGCTCCCTGGCAAGGAGGTCATGCTCGCAGGCTTCGACTTCCCTGATATTGTGGTGGATGAGACACCTTCAATCTACATCTACCGCGTTGATAACGCAGCTGATGGCCTTGCAGCCAAGAGAAGAGGCCTTGCAGTTATAATTGACCACCTGACACCCGCAATGAAATCAACAACCCTCTACGGAGAACTGCTACAGCTCAAAAACCTCATAGAGGGATACAAGAACGCACAGGATGAGCAGCTCAAAGAGAGGTACCTCTCCGAGATAAGAACCACGGCAGTCGGGGCAAAGCTTGAAGAGGAAATCGGCCTCAGCATTGAAAACTCGACAGCAGATAAGCTCATACCCGCACTGTCCGCCTATCTCCTCAGGATAGAGGGCACCCTCATACCCTACGGCCTCCACACCTTTGGAAGGGAGTGGAGCAACGATGCAATAGGCTACATGGTCACATCAATGATAACACAGGATGGATCATTCTACAGGATACTGGCAGCAGAATACGGATGGATATACGAGGAACTCACACCTGATCAGCTCTCCATACTTGAGAACCGGACACTTGGAATGGTCCAGGCACTCCTCAATGGATCAGAACCAGAGAACCTGACATCCTCACCGGACATCCTTGCAGTCCTAAGGAGTGCAGCTGAATACATATCACTCATCAGAAAGAGCACAGAGATGGAGATGTCATCACTTCTAAACGCCCTCAGGGGCGGCTACGTGGAACCTGGACTCGGAAAGGAGCCCCTCATGAATCCATCAGTCCTCCCCACCGGCAGGAACTTCTACACCATCGATCCAAGCATAGTACCCACATCAGCAGCATACAAACTCGGCTCCGAGATCGTCAGGAAGGTCCTCGCCACCTACACCGAGCTTCCAGAGAAGCTGGCAGTTGTGATCTGGGGAGTGGACACAGCAAGGGACGATGGTGCAATGGTGGGCTTCGTCCTGAACCTTCTGGGTGTTAAACCGGTGTGGAGCAGTTCAGGAACGGTGACCGGGGTGACCCTAATACCCCTGAGTGAACTTGGAAGACCAAGGATAGACGCTGTTGTCACAGTGAGCGGACTCTTCAGGGATGTCTATGGACAGGCAGCCATAACAATGGACAGGGCCTTCAGGCTGGCCCTCGCAGCATCTTACAACACCATACTCTCAGAACAGCCCGGTGTATCCGAGGCTCTGGAGGCTGCAGTTAAACCTCTCAGGACCATAAAACTCTTCCAGGCGGGAAATGACCCCATCGAGATGAACAGGGTGGCGGAGCACTGGCTTGAACTCGTCATCAAGTACATGAACGCAGGGATGAATGCATCCACAGCAGGTAACATGGCCATCTACAGGATATTCGCCCCACCCCTCGGATCCTACGGTACAGGGGTTAAGGAGGCAGGTGAAATGTCCTGGACCTACAACAGTACAGATGAACTCGCCGACTTATTCATGAGCCGCATGGGAACATCCTACTCAGAGGCCGGGTGGGGTGTTAAGAACACTGACCTCTTTGCAGATCTCCTTAAGGATGTCTCAGCGGTCTACCAGGGAAGAAGCACCTACCTTGTGGGTGTGGCGGAGAACGATGACATGGCAGACTACCTTGGAGGACTATCACTTGCGATAAGGAAGCTCACAGGCAGTTCACCCGCGGTTAACATAATAACATCCGCAGGAGGAACCAGCGAGATCATTTCACTTCAGGGGGCACTGGCCCTTGATATGAGGACAAGGTACCTCAACCCTGAGTACGTGAGGTCACTCATCTCTGAGGGCTACGCAGGGGCCAACAGATTATCATCCGCTGTGAGGTCCCTCTGGTTGTGGCAGAGCACAGCCCCTGGAAGTGTTCCATCATGGACCTGGGATGAACTCATGGACACCTACGTCAGGGATGTTAATGGACTGGGTATTAGAGACTGGCTTTCAGGCAGGAACTCCTATGCAATGATATCCATTACAGGTACAATGCTCACAGCCGCCCATGAAGGCTACTGGAAGCCTGATGAGGGAACACTCAGGCTGCTGGCATCCACATGGGCATCACTAACAGCAGAAAACGGTGTCGCATGCTGTGACTGCAGCTGCGGTAACATTGCAATGATGCAGTGGGCCATGCAGTATGTGAATCCTGATCTTCTCTCAAGGGTCAAGGAGAAGCTGTATGCTGCCACAAAGAGCGCAGCCTTCACACCATCATCTGATGGTGGATCCACACCGACAGTACCCTCAAATCCAGGAAATCCACAGTCACCAGGCACATCCTCTGATGATATGGGATCACAGCAGCAGCGTGGATCACATAGTTCAGCTGTTTCAACATTAACACCTGGAATGGAGGCAGCTACATACTCTAAACCTGGTGAAACATCAGCTAAGGCCTATGAGGTTAGCAGAGCCTCAGATTCAGTGAACTTAAGGACTGGAATACCGGTCTATGCAATAGTGGGTATCGTGGCGATAGTGGCTCTTTTAGGGCTTGGATACTTCTTTGGCCCTGGAAGAAAATGA
- a CDS encoding flippase: protein MIRRILDNSEYRRVLDNIVSLTGIQMVQYLLPLVTFPYLTRVLGPANFGKVAFAVAFITYFQLLTDYGFNLSATREISINREDPRKVSCIYSSVMVTKTILMCITFILMLIVVLSIGRFRSDLLLYLFTYGLVLGNLLFPVWFFQGVERMRYISILRIVSSLIYTALIFIVVRSPSDYLYVPLLTSAGYIAVGVYSQRIVTREFDVKFTLPGISDIRRQLEEGWHLFISTLAISLYTTSNRFILGLLTGPAVVGYYAVAEDITKALQGLVSPISQAIYPYFAKVHSEDKKRARLELRKMLLIMGVLTFIASLVIALLAPLIVGILAGPKYAESIHLLQILVFIIFAVGVNNILGIQGLVSFGYKEKFTWIVLVAGVLHLALLVGLVFLIGSTGAAIAVVLTEIVIGVIEYIILRRMGIL, encoded by the coding sequence ATGATCCGGCGGATACTTGATAACAGTGAATACCGGAGGGTGCTGGACAACATAGTGTCGCTCACCGGGATACAGATGGTGCAGTATCTCCTCCCCCTTGTAACGTTCCCCTACCTCACCAGGGTCCTTGGCCCGGCCAACTTCGGGAAGGTGGCCTTTGCAGTGGCATTCATAACCTACTTCCAGCTCCTCACAGACTACGGCTTCAACCTCTCGGCAACCAGGGAGATCTCCATAAACCGTGAGGATCCCCGGAAGGTCTCGTGCATATACAGCTCGGTGATGGTAACCAAGACCATACTCATGTGCATCACATTTATTCTCATGCTCATTGTGGTCCTCTCAATTGGGAGGTTCAGGTCAGACCTTCTCCTCTACCTTTTCACCTATGGCCTCGTCCTGGGGAACCTCCTCTTCCCGGTCTGGTTCTTCCAGGGCGTTGAGAGGATGCGCTACATAAGTATACTGCGGATCGTAAGCTCCCTCATCTACACGGCACTCATATTCATCGTGGTGAGGTCCCCATCGGATTACCTCTACGTGCCCCTCCTAACATCCGCAGGTTACATTGCAGTGGGGGTCTACAGCCAGAGGATAGTTACCAGGGAGTTCGATGTTAAATTCACCCTACCAGGGATCAGTGATATAAGGAGGCAGCTGGAGGAGGGCTGGCACCTCTTCATATCAACACTTGCAATCAGCCTCTACACGACATCCAACAGGTTCATACTGGGCCTCCTAACCGGGCCTGCCGTTGTGGGTTACTATGCTGTGGCCGAGGATATCACAAAGGCCCTTCAGGGGCTCGTATCACCCATAAGCCAGGCCATATACCCCTACTTTGCAAAGGTCCACAGTGAGGATAAGAAACGTGCCCGCCTTGAACTCAGAAAGATGCTCCTTATAATGGGTGTTCTGACCTTCATTGCATCCCTGGTAATCGCATTACTCGCCCCCCTCATAGTTGGTATCCTTGCAGGTCCAAAATATGCTGAGAGTATACACCTCCTCCAGATACTCGTCTTCATAATATTTGCGGTGGGGGTCAACAACATCCTGGGTATCCAGGGGCTTGTCTCATTCGGCTACAAGGAGAAGTTCACCTGGATAGTCCTGGTTGCAGGGGTGCTTCACCTGGCTCTACTCGTGGGCCTTGTATTTCTCATTGGGTCAACAGGGGCAGCAATCGCGGTTGTACTCACAGAAATTGTTATCGGGGTGATTGAATATATTATTCTGAGGAGGATGGGTATCCTATGA